The proteins below are encoded in one region of Clostridium estertheticum:
- a CDS encoding efflux RND transporter periplasmic adaptor subunit: MKNLLKNLKEFKFNEILPKIKEWVLNLSKKQVIIFAVVVVAFVGVYKSHIIKDKFFASKAVVKQNTTAAKKGNLKVVVSGSGPIYFTNSNKIYSKIGANVKKVNYKEGDSVKAGDVIYELDSTDAQTALNTDLNSYKQNQISATTSNDAVNNLSVTAPFAGLVSDILVKEGDTVQKGTTVFTIADISKLKVLLTYNSSAAGKIAVGQTAKVYLTSLMQSVSGKVTYISNETTGTTVGGKLYTVEIQITNPGSVLEGMTASADIAATGGTISSTGTAELNYIKKQLVTSITGGTVENVAVKQNQTVSSGQVLVTMSSADIARAKENSDLQLENAQATVALKTKQLDNYKIIAPIDGVITKMSNKVGDTLKAGDELSDVSDPKQMEFDIPVDELDIAKLKVGQKTSISVDALPATTKTPVTGVVGKIAVTGVSESGVTTFVVTIKINDNLGILKGGMNANGEIEVSNKDNILYVPIEAITTVNDKSYVYIKTAGVRSSADGAMGGQPGEDTTTTGSSKESAAKVTTKITQDAKSARAKAKATDKTSGKASTKVNYYDGSTKTQVEVGANNDTYIEITSGVKEGDVIVLPQTQAASTTKSTTKSATKTKSSGAGGSSGGGAPGGGGF; the protein is encoded by the coding sequence TTTACTAAAGAATTTAAAAGAGTTCAAGTTTAATGAAATACTTCCGAAAATTAAAGAGTGGGTCCTAAATTTATCAAAGAAACAAGTAATTATTTTTGCAGTAGTGGTAGTGGCTTTTGTTGGAGTTTATAAAAGTCATATAATTAAGGACAAATTTTTTGCATCAAAAGCGGTAGTTAAACAGAATACTACTGCAGCAAAAAAAGGTAACCTAAAAGTTGTAGTATCTGGTTCAGGTCCCATATACTTTACAAACAGTAATAAAATTTATTCAAAAATTGGGGCCAATGTTAAAAAGGTTAATTATAAAGAAGGAGATAGTGTAAAGGCTGGAGATGTGATTTACGAATTAGACAGTACTGATGCACAGACAGCACTTAATACAGATTTAAATTCTTATAAACAAAATCAAATATCAGCAACTACTAGTAATGATGCGGTAAATAATTTATCAGTTACAGCTCCATTTGCAGGACTTGTTAGTGATATTTTAGTAAAAGAGGGAGATACAGTTCAAAAAGGAACTACAGTTTTTACTATCGCAGATATTTCAAAACTTAAAGTATTGTTAACATATAATTCTTCAGCCGCTGGTAAAATAGCAGTAGGACAAACTGCAAAGGTGTATTTAACTTCATTAATGCAGTCAGTTAGCGGTAAGGTAACTTATATAAGTAATGAAACAACAGGAACTACAGTAGGTGGTAAGTTATATACAGTAGAAATACAAATTACAAATCCAGGTTCTGTTCTTGAAGGAATGACTGCAAGTGCAGATATTGCGGCAACTGGCGGAACAATATCAAGCACAGGCACAGCAGAACTTAATTATATAAAAAAACAACTAGTTACAAGTATAACTGGTGGAACAGTGGAAAATGTTGCAGTTAAACAAAATCAAACGGTTAGCTCAGGGCAAGTGCTTGTAACAATGAGTAGTGCTGATATTGCTAGAGCTAAAGAAAACTCAGATTTGCAATTAGAAAATGCTCAGGCAACAGTGGCGCTAAAGACAAAGCAACTTGATAATTATAAAATAATTGCTCCTATTGATGGAGTAATAACAAAAATGTCTAATAAAGTTGGTGATACTTTAAAAGCTGGAGATGAACTCTCAGATGTTTCAGACCCAAAACAAATGGAATTTGATATTCCAGTTGATGAGCTAGATATAGCCAAACTTAAAGTTGGACAGAAAACAAGCATATCAGTAGATGCACTGCCAGCTACTACGAAAACTCCAGTTACTGGAGTAGTTGGAAAAATTGCAGTAACTGGAGTTTCAGAAAGTGGAGTAACCACTTTTGTAGTGACAATTAAGATCAATGACAACTTAGGAATTCTTAAGGGTGGAATGAATGCAAATGGTGAAATAGAAGTATCTAATAAAGATAATATTTTATATGTACCTATAGAAGCTATAACTACAGTTAATGACAAAAGTTATGTGTATATTAAAACGGCTGGAGTCAGATCAAGTGCAGATGGCGCAATGGGTGGTCAACCTGGAGAGGATACGACAACAACTGGTAGTAGTAAAGAGAGCGCAGCTAAAGTAACTACTAAAATCACGCAGGATGCTAAGTCTGCAAGGGCTAAGGCAAAAGCAACAGATAAGACGAGTGGTAAGGCAAGCACAAAGGTAAATTATTATGATGGTTCAACGAAAACTCAAGTTGAAGTTGGAGCAAATAATGATACTTACATTGAAATCACTAGTGGAGTAAAAGAAGGAGATGTAATTGTTTTACCACAAACCCAGGCAGCATCTACAACTAAGAGCACAACAAAGAGTGCAACAAAAACTAAATCAAGTGGTGCAGGTGGAAGTAGTGGCGGTGGAGCACCTGGAGGTGGTGGATTCTAA
- a CDS encoding ABC transporter permease, translating into MKFIQAYRMAIKSIVSNKVRSFLTMLGVIIGVGSVIIAVGVAQGSSASITNSLSGLGSNLVNISIMGRGSNRNVTYEELAKFQKENSTIISNIAPQASGTGIVKSENLSRSTTILGTSPEYSSINSTTVQEGRFLIQLDIDYNQKIAVIGTAVANDVFKGQSPIGRIMKIMGQQFKVVGVLTQTADGADSSTDDRVIIPISVATKLNKSAVIKSFSAQATSAATVDQSVTILTTFLTKIYKNSNAFRVSNMAAILSSLNSITTTLTIVLAGVAGISLVVGGVGIMNIMLVSVTERTREIGIRKAIGAKKGNILTQFILEALILTGMGGITGILIGVCTIHFVIGGLGIVPEVYSMPWIIFSFGFSLAIGLIFGTYPANKAANLNPIDALAFE; encoded by the coding sequence ATGAAATTTATTCAAGCTTATAGAATGGCTATAAAAAGTATAGTATCTAATAAAGTAAGATCTTTCCTAACAATGCTTGGAGTTATAATTGGCGTTGGATCTGTAATTATTGCAGTAGGAGTTGCACAAGGAAGTAGCGCTAGTATAACAAACTCACTTTCAGGGCTCGGTTCAAATTTAGTAAATATTAGTATAATGGGAAGGGGTAGTAATAGAAATGTTACTTATGAGGAGCTTGCAAAGTTTCAAAAAGAAAATAGTACTATAATTTCTAATATTGCTCCTCAAGCATCTGGTACTGGAATAGTGAAATCAGAGAATTTAAGCCGAAGTACTACAATACTTGGTACAAGTCCTGAGTATTCATCTATTAATAGTACTACAGTACAAGAGGGTAGATTTTTGATTCAATTGGATATTGACTATAACCAAAAAATAGCAGTTATAGGTACTGCTGTTGCGAATGATGTATTTAAAGGTCAAAGTCCAATTGGAAGGATTATGAAGATAATGGGACAGCAGTTTAAGGTAGTTGGAGTACTTACACAAACGGCAGATGGAGCGGATTCATCTACTGATGATAGAGTAATTATACCTATAAGTGTTGCAACAAAACTAAACAAATCAGCTGTAATAAAAAGCTTTTCCGCTCAGGCAACAAGCGCTGCTACCGTAGACCAATCAGTTACAATTTTAACTACATTTTTGACTAAAATTTATAAAAACAGCAATGCTTTTAGAGTTAGCAATATGGCAGCGATTTTATCTTCACTTAATTCAATTACAACAACACTTACAATAGTGCTTGCAGGTGTTGCAGGCATATCACTTGTAGTAGGTGGTGTAGGAATAATGAACATTATGCTTGTTTCGGTAACAGAGAGAACAAGAGAAATAGGAATTAGAAAAGCCATTGGAGCAAAAAAAGGAAATATACTTACACAGTTTATACTTGAAGCATTGATACTTACTGGCATGGGCGGAATTACTGGGATACTTATAGGGGTCTGTACTATACACTTTGTTATAGGTGGCCTTGGAATAGTTCCGGAAGTATATTCAATGCCTTGGATTATTTTTTCATTTGGTTTTTCTTTGGCAATTGGACTTATATTTGGAACATACCCAGCAAACAAAGCAGCAAACTTAAACCCAATAGATGCACTAGCATTCGAATAA
- a CDS encoding ABC transporter ATP-binding protein, with the protein MIQITDLYKIYTMGENKVTALNGINLNIKQHEFVSIIGPSGSGKSTLMNMIGCLDVPTKGSYKLDGEEISKLKDDKLAEIRNFKIGFIFQRFNLLTKLSALENVELPLVYQGVHSRESRHRAIDALDKVGLKERMNHKPSELSGGQQQRVAIARALVTRPPVLLADEPTGALDRKTGIEVMDMLKELNANGNTIVLITHDNDLAKQAKRIIRISDGEITQDNEVTL; encoded by the coding sequence ATGATTCAAATAACCGATCTATACAAGATTTATACAATGGGAGAAAATAAGGTTACAGCACTCAATGGGATAAATTTAAATATAAAACAACATGAGTTTGTTTCTATAATAGGGCCTTCGGGCTCAGGGAAATCAACCCTTATGAATATGATTGGATGCCTTGATGTTCCTACAAAAGGAAGCTATAAATTAGATGGTGAGGAGATAAGTAAATTAAAGGATGATAAACTAGCAGAAATAAGAAATTTTAAAATTGGTTTTATATTTCAAAGATTTAATCTACTTACAAAGCTTTCAGCACTCGAAAATGTCGAGCTTCCACTGGTTTATCAAGGGGTACACAGTAGGGAGTCTAGACATAGAGCTATAGATGCTTTGGATAAGGTTGGATTAAAAGAAAGAATGAACCATAAGCCAAGTGAACTTTCAGGAGGTCAACAGCAAAGAGTGGCTATTGCTAGAGCATTGGTTACAAGACCACCAGTATTACTTGCGGATGAACCCACTGGAGCACTGGATCGAAAAACAGGAATTGAAGTAATGGACATGCTGAAAGAACTTAACGCTAATGGAAATACAATAGTTCTAATAACTCATGATAATGATCTTGCAAAACAGGCAAAACGTATTATAAGAATTTCAGATGGGGAAATCACTCAGGACAATGAGGTGACACTATGA